TTCCAAATGCTCGGCCAGATACGTACAGGTGCAATTCTTCGGCGTGCTCACCAAATATTCGACGTACTGCTTCTTGGTAATCATATCCCTAAAATGATACTTGTGGTCCTCAAGCGTAAGTCCTGCTTCTTTCTCGCGTTCACATCGATGCTCTCTGTGTCTGCGCGGGTCGATTCGCAGCCCGCTCGTGAGAACAATGGTGCGCACGCGTTAGGAAAACGTACGTTCGCTTTCGCACTGATTGGCGATGCCCAATACAATGCGCAGGAAGACGCGAAGTTTGTGAATCTGCGTGACGAGATCAATCAGCAAAAGCTCGCCTTTGTTCTGCACGTTGGCGACTTCAAAAGTGGCTCTAGCCCCTGCACGGATGCCTTGTATCTCCAACGCTTCGCGTTGTTTCAGACGTTTACGCATCCGTTCATCTATGTGTTTGGTGATAACGAGTGGACTGACTGTCATCGTCGTGATGCTGGGGCGTTCGACCCCTTGGAACGACTCGACAAGCTCCGCCAGATCTTTACTCCAGGAGATCAAAGCCTGGGAAAACACCCGATAACACTTGATCGCCAGAGTCAGAACCTGCTCTTTCGTCAATACCGTGAAAACGTGCGCTGGGAACATGAGGCGGTCTTGTTTGTGGGCCTGAACATTCCTGGGAGTAACAACAACTTTCCTCCGTATGCCACTACGCTGTCACCACCACAACAAGCTGCCAACCTGATTGAGTCACGAGAACGCAATCAAGCGAACTTGCTATGGATGCGGGAAGCGTTTGCGTTGGTGAGAACGAACAGCCTGCGCGGGCTGCTTTTTTTTATGCAAGGGAATCCGTTTGTTTTCCCACCTGCAGATCACAGCCTGACAGGCTATGGAGATTTTCTTGCTGTGCTCGAGAGTGAAACGCGGGCGTGTGGCAGACCGGTCGTGCTGGTTCATGGAGATACGCACTCCTTTCGTATTGACCAGCCGGCACCGCAACCGAACGCTGGAGACCCAAGAGGGTTTCGGATATTCCGCTTGCCGAACTTCACACGAGTCGAGGTCTTTGGTTCACCAGAGGTGCACTGGGTGCGTGGGGTTGTCGATGCAGAGGATCCTGCACTCTTCACTTTCATCCCGGAATTTGTCGATATGAACCGTTAGCCCCGTGTGTGTTCCTCCCTCCGAACACATACGTCTACCGAGAGTAGGGTGACTTGCCTCCACCACTACTCTCGGTTCCTTGCTACGGCACTGGTACGATGTCGAAATTCCGTATCGCAGTGTAGAGCCAGAACATGTACCAGCCCCACATCGCAAAAGTCACCGCAACGAATATCCACTCTCCGAGGTGTTCCGCGCGGTTTGCGTGCCGTAGTCGCGCAGGGAAGGTCTCCCAAGCGATCGGCGGTAGTTGGCCTTCCTGTATTTCAAACCAGGTCGGTTCCCTGTCTTGAGCAGGATACATATCCTCAAGCATGTAGTCGTTTGTCATCGTACCCTCCTTGCGTGCGTGTTGTGCTTAGAGGAATAGACGCATCGCTTCCTACATCGGCATGAAGAACGAGTGAAGAAAAGATGAACTCGTTCGGAGCCTCTGCTGGAGGATGGTAGGCCTCATAAGGGTAGGTTTTTTATCCAAGCCTCAATTGGCGCGGATTTCCCCTCGTGAGGAGCCGCCTGTTCGTCATGCCCGCGCAGGCGGGCATCCAGGAGCTTCACCCCTGAACGATTGCGTATTCTCCCTGGATTCCCGCCTTCGCGGGCATGACGTCTCGTCTTTTCTCAGCGTAAAAGCCTACCCCTAAAAGGGATGGTAGGCCCCTGGATCACCGTGGCAGAGTCACTCGCCCCCTCCTGCATGTTCGACAATTGAGATAAAACACTTCTACAGACTGAGGGTCGATCAAGAGGGGGAGAAACAAGATGAAGACGGTTAGCACCGTACTTATCGGCGTATTGCTCACGTTCGTAGATGTTACAGCGCAAGTGCGAATCC
Above is a genomic segment from Deltaproteobacteria bacterium containing:
- a CDS encoding metallophosphoesterase, translating into MILVVLKRKSCFFLAFTSMLSVSARVDSQPARENNGAHALGKRTFAFALIGDAQYNAQEDAKFVNLRDEINQQKLAFVLHVGDFKSGSSPCTDALYLQRFALFQTFTHPFIYVFGDNEWTDCHRRDAGAFDPLERLDKLRQIFTPGDQSLGKHPITLDRQSQNLLFRQYRENVRWEHEAVLFVGLNIPGSNNNFPPYATTLSPPQQAANLIESRERNQANLLWMREAFALVRTNSLRGLLFFMQGNPFVFPPADHSLTGYGDFLAVLESETRACGRPVVLVHGDTHSFRIDQPAPQPNAGDPRGFRIFRLPNFTRVEVFGSPEVHWVRGVVDAEDPALFTFIPEFVDMNR